The Acidobacteriota bacterium sequence GATGCCGCGTCGTGCGGCAGCCAGCCGTCCAAAGGTGGTTGCGCCGTATCCGTGCATATGGACTACGTCGGTCTTGCGCCGGTCGAGCTCCGACAGAAGCGCGGGGAGGGTCAGCGGATCGAACTTCGATCGCGAGAGGTACGTGACGTCGATGCCGTAGTCCTCCAGGCGTTCCTGCGACGTATCGGGCGAGCGCAGGCTGACGAGGCTCACGTTGAATCGCTCGGGGTCGAAGCGCGGGATCATCCAGGTGAACAATCGCTTGACGCCGTGCATCCGTGAGCCGGGCCAGCCGAGGTGATCGCAGACCTGAACGATGTTGAGCGGACGCGGGGTTGCGGTCATCTTCCTTGCGACGGGCGGTCCGGATACGCCGGGCGCTCTTGTCGGGGTGGAACCGGGCTCCGACAAGAATATCGCATGCGACAGGCGCCAGCGCATCTCGGTGCGGGCGGAGTCAAGCCGGTGAGTCGTTTCGCCGGTCGCGAATGATCCGGGCCGGCACACCGGCCGCGACGGCGAATGGCGGAATCCGGGTGCGTACGACGGCGCCGGCCCCGACGATTGCATCGCGTCCGATGGTCACGCCGTCGGCGACGACGACATGCGCGCCCAGCCAGGCGTTGTCCTCTACTTCGATTCCCCGGGCAATGCGTTCCTGATGGAGCACGGGGACGTCGGTGCGATCGTGGGTGTGGTCTCCGCCTACGAGGTAGGTGTACGCGGCCAACAGCGTGTGCTTGCCGAGTCGGACGCGGGCGCCGGAGAATATCTCGCAGTTGAAGCCTATGTTGGCATGGTCGCCGATCTCGATATCGCCGTTCTTGCAACTGAGTATCGTCCCGCGGCCGATGAAGACGCCTGTGCCGATGTCTATGCCGTGGTTGTCGTTCCCCTTTGCGTCCAGGCAGCATCCGTCGTCGATCACGACGTTGTCGCCGATTCGGATCTTGTGCGGATGGCGAAGCACCACGTTACAGCCGAAGGTGACGTTGCGCCCGGTGCGGCCGAGCAGGAGCGGGTACAGCCTGGAGCGCAGGAAGAGTCCGATCGCGCCGGGCAGGGCGCTGCACAGGGTCACGATGGCTTCATACCTGACCAGCGCCCCGACGCCCGGCCGGCCGACGACGAGCTGCGCGTAGCGCGCAGCCCTCGAGCGTCCGGGCTTGAACAGCTCCTGCTGGATCACGGTGATCCGTCGTCCGTCCGCGCCCTCGGGACGCCCGGAAGACGGGGAAATCGAATCGGTCAAGGTCGCCTCCTGTCTGCGAGCCCAGCTTATCAGCGCGGCTCCGGCGCTGGTACTCCGTGCGAATGAAGTGGGGCTTCGATCCGGCCGGAGCCGGCAGCCGGCAGGCCCCGAGGCACTTCACCGGCGCCCGGGCAGGCCTGCCCGTTTGCGGCGCCGCGCGGCCGCATGGTACATTCCGCGCAACCATGCAAAGACTCGCACTCGGGATCGGTCTGACCGCATTCAACACGCTTATGGTCGAGCTTCTCCTCACGCGCGTGTTCGACGTGATTCTGTATCCGAACATCGGCTACATGATCATCACAAGCGCCCTTTTCGCCTTTGGACTCGCTGGAATATATACCACCCTGCGGCCGCTGCCGGACGCCGAACAGGTTCCAACTCGCCTGTGGTGGTTGTCGGTAGGAATGGCAGGGTCGCTGCTCGTCATTCGGCCCGCGCTCAACGCGATTCCCTTCCACTACGATGCGATCGCCGCGCAGCCGCTGTTTCAGTTCGCCTGCTTCCTGGCCGTGTACTTCCTGATAACCATGCCGTTTCTGCTGGCGGGCCTGATCTTCGCTCTCGTGTTCACGACGCACGCCAGACATATACAGGTGCTGTACTTCTGGGATCTCGCGGGGGCGGCGATCGGTTCGGTGGCGCTGGTCCCCTTGCTGCTCCCGATTGGCCCGGGGGGCGGGCTGCTCGTTGCAGCGGGCGTGGCGCTGGCCGCCGCCGTCATGTTCGTCCCGTGGCGACCACGGAGCCTTGTGCCTGCCGCGCTGGCGGCCTTGCTCGTGGTGACCCCGTTCCTGCTCCCCGGCTACCTCGTCTTCGTCGAGCACAAGGCCGATCGGGGGCTGCGAGACGCGCGCGCCCAGGGCCGATCGGAAGTCGTCAGGTGGGATCCGATCTCGAAAGTCGAGGTCATCGACATCGGACCGGTCAAGAACATCATCTATGACGGCGGATCACAGTCCAGCTTCATATATCCGTTCGACGGACAATACCCGCGGCTGCGGCGCGAGCTCGGAATGGCGGCCGAAGGGAACGACGAGGGGGGGTTTCTGCGGAACTTCTGGCAAAGGGGCGTCCTCGCGTCGCACTGGATGCGGGAAGGGAGCGCGCGGCGGGTTCTTGTCATCGGCAGCGCCGCGGGTCAGGAGATACGGGCCGCCCTCGCCTTCGGCGCCGGCGACATAGATGCCGTCGAGCTGGTGGGAGAAGTCATCGATCTGGGACGGAACGAGTACAGCTTCTACAACGGACAGGTGCTGAACCACTTCCAGGTCAACGCGGTGCACGGCGAAGGGCGAGCGTTTCTTCGGGCGGCGGACCAGCCGTACGACATCATCCAGATCTTCAGCAACCATTCGACCTCGAGCGTTGCGGCCGGAGCCGGGGCGATGGACCCGACGTATCTGTTGACCGCCGACGCGTTCGAGGAGTATTTCGAAGGCCTGGGCGGCGACGGTATCCTGCACATAAACCACCATATCTACCCGCGTATAGTCACGACGGCGGCCCTGGGCTGGAAGCGGCTCGGACGGACCGATTTCCGGCGGCACGTCGTCGTGGTCATGAGGTACCCGATCGAGATCGACTCGCTGCCCACGGTGCTGGTCAAGATGACTCCG is a genomic window containing:
- a CDS encoding acyltransferase, which gives rise to MTDSISPSSGRPEGADGRRITVIQQELFKPGRSRAARYAQLVVGRPGVGALVRYEAIVTLCSALPGAIGLFLRSRLYPLLLGRTGRNVTFGCNVVLRHPHKIRIGDNVVIDDGCCLDAKGNDNHGIDIGTGVFIGRGTILSCKNGDIEIGDHANIGFNCEIFSGARVRLGKHTLLAAYTYLVGGDHTHDRTDVPVLHQERIARGIEVEDNAWLGAHVVVADGVTIGRDAIVGAGAVVRTRIPPFAVAAGVPARIIRDRRNDSPA